In the genome of Hymenobacter taeanensis, one region contains:
- the murA gene encoding UDP-N-acetylglucosamine 1-carboxyvinyltransferase, translating into MASFEVIGGKALKGEIVPQGAKNEALQILCAVLLTDEPVTISNIPDIRDVNKLIELLRDMGVKVGKLSTDTYRFQADAVNLDYLDTPEFVAQGRSLRGSVMILGPMLSRFGKCQLPKPGGDKIGRRPLDTHFVGLEKLGGKLTLEGKDFYRISTQGRLHGAYMLLDEASVTGTANIVMGAVLAEGTTTIYNAACEPYLQQLCKMLVRMGAKISGIGSNLLTIEGVERLGGTEHRMLPDMIEIGSFIGLAAMTGSEITIKDCQIQELGLIPDTFRKLGIQLEFRGDDIFIPAQEHYEIDTYLDGSILTISDHTWPGLTPDLLSVILVVATQAKGTVLIHQKMFESRLFFVDKLIDMGAQIILCDPHRATVIGLDQRNRLHGITMTSPDIRAGVALLIAALSAEGRSVIENVEQIDRGYQYIDKRLTALGAQIRRL; encoded by the coding sequence ATGGCCTCTTTTGAAGTAATTGGCGGTAAAGCGCTGAAAGGCGAAATCGTGCCCCAGGGCGCCAAAAACGAAGCGCTCCAGATTTTATGTGCCGTTCTGCTCACCGATGAGCCCGTCACTATCAGCAATATCCCTGATATCCGCGACGTCAATAAGCTCATTGAGCTGCTGCGCGATATGGGCGTAAAGGTGGGCAAGCTGTCAACAGACACCTACCGCTTTCAGGCTGACGCCGTAAATCTGGACTATCTCGATACCCCCGAGTTTGTTGCACAGGGCCGCTCGTTGCGTGGCTCGGTTATGATTCTGGGGCCGATGTTGTCGCGCTTTGGCAAATGCCAGCTTCCTAAGCCCGGCGGCGACAAAATCGGCCGTCGTCCCCTGGATACTCACTTTGTAGGCCTGGAGAAATTGGGCGGTAAGCTCACCCTGGAAGGCAAGGACTTCTACCGCATCAGCACGCAGGGCCGCTTACACGGCGCTTATATGCTGCTGGATGAAGCTTCCGTAACCGGTACTGCCAACATTGTAATGGGCGCGGTATTGGCCGAAGGCACTACTACCATTTACAATGCTGCCTGTGAACCTTATTTGCAGCAGCTTTGCAAAATGCTGGTGCGCATGGGCGCCAAAATCAGCGGTATTGGCTCTAACCTGCTCACTATTGAAGGCGTGGAGCGCCTGGGAGGCACTGAGCACCGCATGCTGCCCGATATGATTGAAATCGGCTCCTTTATTGGCCTGGCGGCCATGACGGGCTCCGAAATTACGATTAAAGACTGTCAGATTCAGGAGCTAGGCCTCATCCCGGATACCTTCCGGAAGCTGGGTATTCAGTTAGAGTTCCGTGGCGACGATATCTTCATACCGGCCCAAGAGCACTACGAGATTGATACGTACCTCGACGGCAGCATCCTGACCATTTCCGACCACACCTGGCCGGGCCTTACGCCCGACCTACTGAGCGTAATTTTGGTGGTAGCTACTCAGGCCAAAGGCACGGTGCTCATTCACCAAAAAATGTTCGAGTCGCGCCTGTTCTTTGTGGATAAGCTCATTGATATGGGCGCGCAGATTATCCTCTGCGACCCGCACCGCGCTACCGTTATCGGCCTCGACCAGCGTAACCGCTTGCACGGCATCACCATGACCTCCCCCGACATTCGGGCGGGTGTGGCCCTACTAATTGCGGCCCTCTCCGCCGAGGGCCGAAGCGTAATCGAAAACGTGGAGCAAATCGACCGGGGTTATCAGTACATCGATAAGCGCCTAACGGCGCTAGGTGCCCAGATTCGTCGCTTGTAA
- a CDS encoding DUF4349 domain-containing protein, whose protein sequence is MKIAACNVFAISILLFSACSKQQEPGTEDKALHAIELMEAPQLDASAPPPPEAPPAPEAPQPGLPTDGSVPTAAPASARKIIYHAEVRVKVDDLVKTNARMDSLTHAYGAYISDASEERQEGQWEHQMKIRVLPGQFQKLLNSLNGLGILQSKTLSTDDVTSEHADVSARLRTKRAVEQRYVALLAQAKKIADILAIEEKIGQVREEIESTESRLKTLNDQIGYSTITLTYFQTLPLNRPDAPILSFASRFTQAFYNGWELLTGLVLALVTAWPLLLLGAVSLFAMRSWRQRQRRRAQLAADEG, encoded by the coding sequence ATGAAAATTGCCGCATGTAATGTATTTGCTATCAGCATCTTGCTTTTTAGCGCTTGTAGTAAGCAGCAGGAGCCTGGCACGGAGGATAAAGCACTTCATGCAATTGAATTGATGGAGGCTCCTCAGCTTGATGCATCAGCTCCGCCGCCCCCCGAAGCGCCACCTGCTCCGGAAGCGCCACAACCTGGCCTACCAACCGATGGCTCTGTTCCCACGGCTGCCCCCGCTTCTGCTCGCAAAATCATCTACCACGCGGAGGTGCGTGTGAAAGTAGACGACCTGGTGAAGACCAACGCCCGGATGGACAGCCTCACCCATGCCTATGGCGCTTATATCTCGGATGCCTCGGAGGAGCGGCAGGAAGGCCAGTGGGAACACCAAATGAAAATACGGGTGTTACCAGGCCAATTTCAGAAGCTGCTAAACAGCCTTAATGGCCTAGGCATTCTCCAATCAAAAACGCTCAGCACTGACGATGTTACTTCAGAACATGCTGATGTGTCAGCTCGACTACGGACCAAACGAGCCGTTGAGCAGCGCTATGTAGCATTGCTCGCGCAGGCCAAGAAGATTGCTGATATTCTGGCTATTGAAGAAAAGATTGGGCAAGTGCGCGAGGAGATAGAATCCACGGAAAGCCGACTCAAAACACTCAACGACCAGATCGGCTACTCTACCATTACTCTTACCTATTTCCAGACGCTACCCCTCAACCGTCCCGATGCCCCCATTCTTTCCTTTGCCAGCCGCTTTACCCAAGCATTTTACAACGGCTGGGAATTGCTGACTGGACTAGTGTTGGCCTTGGTGACAGCCTGGCCGCTGCTGTTGCTGGGAGCCGTAAGCCTGTTTGCCATGCGCAGTTGGCGGCAGCGCCAGCGCCGCCGGGCACAGTTGGCAGCAGATGAAGGTTAG
- a CDS encoding chemotaxis protein CheA: protein MKSREQEYREIFMAEALEYYDAMSRHISELERNPSDEPALNELFRLMHNLKSNARAMGYTQIGEAAHHMETIFGLIRSKDMAFTGPVVPVLFDGIDTIGEMVRAVGAEQETPDISRLLENLDRLSKGEAPILDEEEEEEEEANRKLELSDLVYIQIKKLDHLLNLVGELIIDRDRILTLSQEIGNPALVAAAAHFSRIADDLQYSVMDARLVGVGSLFNKFPRVVRDVATAEQKDVELTVIGEDIQIDRNILQIITDSLLHLVRNAIGHGLETSEERIAAGKAAQANLTLSAQTERDDVLIQVIDDGRGIDVESVRRKAVERGLIGAEAAATLDDDAVRAFLFEPGFSMAKEVTEISGRGVGLDVVKLAIDSLGGQLRVDSVLGQGTTFTLVLPTSIAVKGALLFVLEERNYAIPLMHTDSVVSLMPDDFHVVGGMLLARVQDENLAVVPLRRLLHNGDGPLPPASKAELSGRQDIIIVNYSNRKLGLIVDRFLRQQDIVIKPMSKPLDTIDLFGGVTLLGSGQVCLVLDVPALTRLFLARRP from the coding sequence ATGAAGTCGAGGGAACAGGAGTACCGCGAGATATTTATGGCGGAGGCGCTCGAGTATTACGACGCCATGAGCCGCCACATCAGTGAGCTGGAACGCAACCCTTCTGATGAGCCCGCCCTGAATGAGCTTTTCCGGCTCATGCACAACCTGAAATCTAACGCCCGGGCAATGGGCTACACCCAAATTGGGGAGGCTGCCCACCATATGGAGACCATCTTCGGACTGATCCGAAGCAAGGATATGGCCTTCACAGGGCCCGTGGTACCTGTGCTGTTCGATGGTATTGACACCATTGGAGAAATGGTGCGCGCTGTGGGGGCCGAGCAGGAAACACCGGATATTTCCCGCCTGCTTGAAAACCTGGACCGCCTGAGCAAAGGCGAAGCGCCCATTCTGGACGAGGAAGAAGAGGAGGAAGAGGAAGCCAACCGCAAGCTTGAGCTGTCTGATCTGGTATACATCCAAATCAAGAAGCTTGACCACTTGCTCAACTTGGTGGGCGAATTAATTATTGACCGCGACCGAATCCTGACGCTTAGCCAGGAGATTGGTAACCCGGCCCTGGTGGCCGCGGCAGCACACTTCTCACGCATCGCCGATGACCTACAGTACAGCGTGATGGATGCGCGCCTGGTGGGAGTAGGCTCACTGTTCAACAAGTTCCCGCGGGTAGTGCGTGACGTAGCTACCGCCGAGCAGAAGGATGTGGAGCTGACAGTTATTGGTGAGGACATCCAGATTGACCGCAACATTCTGCAAATCATCACTGACTCTTTGCTGCATCTGGTGCGCAATGCTATAGGGCACGGCTTAGAAACTTCAGAAGAGCGAATAGCCGCTGGTAAAGCAGCGCAGGCAAACCTCACCCTTTCTGCTCAAACGGAACGCGACGACGTACTGATTCAGGTGATTGATGACGGGCGTGGTATTGACGTAGAAAGTGTGCGCCGCAAAGCCGTAGAGCGGGGCCTAATTGGAGCCGAAGCTGCTGCTACGCTTGACGATGATGCCGTCCGAGCTTTCCTGTTTGAGCCCGGCTTTTCAATGGCGAAGGAAGTCACGGAAATATCAGGTCGGGGCGTGGGCCTCGATGTGGTGAAGTTGGCAATCGACTCGTTGGGCGGGCAGTTGCGCGTAGATTCGGTGCTAGGCCAGGGTACTACGTTCACGCTGGTTCTTCCCACCTCAATTGCAGTAAAGGGCGCACTCTTGTTTGTGCTTGAGGAGCGCAACTACGCTATTCCGCTTATGCACACCGACTCCGTAGTGTCGTTGATGCCGGATGATTTCCATGTGGTGGGCGGCATGCTGCTGGCCCGCGTGCAGGATGAAAACTTAGCGGTGGTGCCGTTGCGCCGCCTGCTTCATAACGGTGATGGGCCGTTGCCGCCGGCCAGCAAAGCAGAACTGAGCGGGCGTCAAGACATCATTATCGTAAATTACAGCAACCGCAAACTGGGCCTTATCGTTGATCGTTTCCTGCGTCAGCAAGACATCGTGATTAAACCCATGAGCAAACCGCTGGATACCATTGATTTGTTTGGTGGTGTTACGCTGCTTGGCAGCGGACAAGTATGCCTGGTGCTTGATGTACCGGCGCTTACCCGTTTGTTTTTAGCCCGCCGACCTTAA
- a CDS encoding chemotaxis protein CheC, with amino-acid sequence MDLHMTELERDIIREILNIGLARAADSFAVIAQEKVLLEVPNLNIVSGRSILEKVRELQEQHVIIQSDIRGEFNGTTLMFFSGQHVQRLSRVCLRMTTSDSIKIDEMQESLLLEISNIITGALVTQLANILKANIYGAPPVNPHDDMAKALQSLMLDRPMVQPLIFSVITQFSDKANSVELPLMIFFDRDTFEKILEIIRTYDFMGGQQPN; translated from the coding sequence ATGGATTTGCACATGACGGAACTGGAGCGGGACATTATCCGCGAAATCCTGAACATCGGGTTGGCTCGCGCCGCCGATTCGTTCGCGGTTATTGCCCAGGAAAAGGTGCTGCTTGAGGTTCCTAACCTAAACATTGTTTCGGGCCGAAGCATCCTGGAGAAGGTGCGGGAACTGCAGGAGCAGCATGTCATTATCCAGTCTGACATTCGGGGGGAGTTCAATGGCACTACGCTCATGTTCTTTTCTGGCCAGCATGTGCAGCGTCTTTCGCGCGTGTGCCTCCGCATGACCACTTCTGACTCCATTAAGATTGATGAGATGCAGGAGTCGTTGCTATTGGAAATCAGTAACATCATTACCGGCGCGCTGGTAACGCAGCTGGCCAATATTTTGAAGGCTAATATATACGGCGCCCCGCCCGTGAATCCGCACGATGATATGGCCAAGGCACTGCAAAGCCTAATGCTGGATCGGCCCATGGTGCAGCCACTGATTTTTAGCGTTATCACGCAGTTTTCAGATAAGGCAAACTCCGTGGAGTTGCCGCTCATGATCTTCTTCGACCGCGATACGTTTGAGAAGATTCTGGAAATCATTCGTACCTATGACTTCATGGGCGGGCAACAGCCTAACTAA
- a CDS encoding DUF4290 domain-containing protein, with product MTLPSLHKHELLQREYGQSTFQLVQQLRDIEDRAERTRRAQQIVQLIFRLQPSLRDQPDGQQKVWNHLFEMADGELDVDSPFPLAAPANQTKPARVAYPSKGPKLRAYGRAVEQLIEQAIALEDPTEREQATIVIGRTMKFLYRSHNKENAKDVTILKHLKELSAGKLALDPAQVDAQNLFEFTTSPGGRPAPFIVPQPRQERENRRGSSGGNNNRRDKQRRGGKKGRQEPQQPPQ from the coding sequence TCTCTTCATAAACACGAACTCCTCCAGCGTGAGTACGGTCAGAGCACCTTTCAGCTCGTCCAGCAGCTCCGCGACATCGAGGACCGCGCCGAGCGTACGCGCCGGGCGCAGCAAATCGTGCAACTTATCTTCCGGCTGCAACCCAGCCTCCGCGACCAGCCCGACGGCCAGCAAAAGGTGTGGAACCATCTGTTTGAAATGGCCGATGGTGAGCTTGACGTAGATAGCCCCTTTCCACTGGCTGCCCCGGCTAACCAGACCAAACCCGCCCGGGTGGCCTACCCCAGCAAGGGGCCCAAACTGCGGGCGTATGGCCGCGCCGTGGAGCAGCTCATAGAGCAAGCCATTGCCCTGGAAGACCCCACCGAGCGTGAGCAAGCTACTATTGTGATTGGGCGGACTATGAAGTTTCTGTACCGCTCCCACAACAAGGAAAATGCCAAGGATGTCACCATTCTGAAACATTTAAAAGAGCTCTCGGCGGGCAAGCTTGCACTCGACCCCGCTCAGGTGGATGCGCAGAATCTCTTTGAGTTTACTACTTCCCCCGGTGGCCGCCCTGCGCCATTTATCGTACCTCAGCCTCGCCAAGAGCGTGAAAACCGACGCGGTAGCTCCGGCGGTAACAATAACCGGCGCGATAAGCAGCGCCGTGGTGGCAAAAAAGGCCGCCAGGAACCACAACAACCTCCGCAGTAA
- the speB gene encoding agmatinase: protein MTDSTKSSLEQKLASFDPNALGDSAGGIFGLPFTPEEAQVVVVPVPWEVTVSYRAGTAEGPAAIREASLQVDLYDPDLPDAWRMGLAMEEPDEQIAAQSLELRPTAEEYIGWLEDGEPEEAHAQFSDVPARIGVKGLALLEWLKAKTGALLDAGKGVVVLGGDHSTPLGYMHALAERHEEFGILQIDAHCDLRPAYEGFEYSHASIMYNALKLPQVKKLVQVGIRDYCQQEAEYIEQSNGRVALFADRFLQAEMLGGKSWKKECKKIIAQLPQKVYLSFDIDGLDPKLCPGTGTPVPGGLEFEQALYLLRMVVRSGRIIIGCDLNEVAPGDTEWNAIVGARLLYHMANWMGVSQGRLKARPTEK, encoded by the coding sequence ATGACTGATTCGACCAAATCTTCTCTGGAACAGAAACTTGCCAGCTTCGACCCAAATGCCCTCGGCGACTCCGCCGGTGGTATCTTTGGTTTGCCCTTTACACCCGAAGAAGCCCAGGTTGTAGTAGTGCCCGTACCATGGGAAGTTACCGTGTCGTACCGCGCGGGTACCGCCGAAGGACCCGCCGCCATTCGGGAGGCCTCCCTGCAGGTTGACCTCTATGACCCAGACTTGCCCGACGCCTGGCGCATGGGCCTGGCCATGGAAGAGCCCGATGAGCAAATTGCAGCGCAAAGCCTGGAGCTACGCCCAACCGCCGAAGAATATATTGGCTGGCTGGAAGACGGCGAGCCGGAGGAGGCGCATGCCCAGTTCTCAGATGTCCCTGCACGCATTGGGGTTAAAGGCTTAGCCTTGCTGGAGTGGCTGAAAGCCAAAACTGGGGCCTTACTCGATGCCGGTAAAGGCGTGGTAGTGCTGGGCGGCGACCATAGCACCCCCCTGGGCTATATGCACGCTTTGGCAGAGCGCCATGAAGAGTTTGGCATTCTGCAGATTGATGCTCACTGCGACCTGCGCCCCGCTTACGAGGGCTTTGAATACTCCCATGCTTCTATCATGTATAACGCTCTCAAGCTCCCGCAGGTAAAGAAGCTGGTGCAGGTTGGCATCCGCGACTACTGCCAGCAGGAGGCCGAGTACATTGAGCAAAGCAATGGCCGCGTAGCCCTCTTCGCCGACCGTTTCCTGCAGGCCGAGATGCTGGGTGGGAAATCCTGGAAGAAGGAGTGCAAGAAGATTATTGCTCAACTACCCCAGAAGGTCTACCTGAGCTTTGATATAGATGGGCTCGACCCCAAACTGTGCCCCGGCACGGGCACGCCCGTACCGGGTGGCCTGGAGTTTGAGCAGGCCTTATATCTGTTGCGCATGGTAGTACGCTCAGGCCGTATCATCATCGGCTGCGACCTGAACGAGGTGGCGCCCGGCGACACGGAGTGGAACGCCATTGTAGGAGCCCGCCTGCTCTACCATATGGCCAACTGGATGGGTGTTTCGCAGGGCCGGTTAAAGGCTCGGCCTACGGAGAAGTAG
- a CDS encoding chemotaxis protein CheB, with protein sequence MLNTTPSFTLLLGNLPTFVSAELTRLLHAAPSMRVVGTAVSADELARQARRLQPSLVVVGESQLLGLEQLRRHYNGPVLLYTTQAPLPGMLREVARFGVNDYLSAAPLHDGSKIAEWGRQVRRKVQAALPKTTASVAASSVLRRQATPLPPQGVVVIGGSTGAATAVEQVLRALPADFEWAVLVAVHLPVSFTQTLVERLRRASMMPVQAATEGAILEAGKVLVAPGGFNCAIKASGNYPWLGWQVNFVQEASLEIPSVDILMQSAAQSVGRNVLGVILTGLGYDGTAGARSIREKGGAVLAQDEATSAVFGMPKSAIQAGYVTAVAPLAAIADLVLGHVRTQATSRISFASAPSQALSR encoded by the coding sequence GTGCTCAACACAACTCCCTCTTTCACCTTATTGCTCGGCAACCTGCCCACTTTTGTGTCGGCAGAGCTCACGCGGCTGTTGCATGCTGCCCCCTCTATGCGGGTAGTGGGCACAGCCGTGAGTGCAGATGAACTGGCCCGCCAGGCGCGGCGCTTGCAGCCAAGCTTAGTGGTGGTAGGGGAAAGCCAACTATTGGGTTTAGAGCAACTACGCCGCCATTACAATGGTCCCGTGTTGCTGTATACTACTCAGGCACCCTTGCCGGGTATGCTGAGGGAAGTGGCTCGCTTTGGCGTGAATGATTACCTCTCGGCAGCACCCTTGCACGATGGGTCAAAAATTGCAGAATGGGGACGCCAGGTCAGGCGGAAAGTGCAGGCTGCCCTGCCCAAGACTACAGCTTCTGTTGCTGCAAGTAGTGTGCTACGCCGGCAGGCTACTCCGTTACCGCCCCAAGGTGTGGTAGTAATTGGCGGTTCTACCGGGGCAGCTACTGCCGTTGAGCAGGTGCTGCGGGCATTGCCTGCTGATTTTGAATGGGCAGTTTTAGTAGCCGTGCATTTGCCCGTTTCTTTCACCCAAACGCTGGTTGAAAGGCTACGCCGGGCATCAATGATGCCCGTGCAGGCCGCCACCGAAGGTGCAATCTTGGAGGCCGGCAAGGTATTAGTTGCTCCCGGCGGCTTTAACTGTGCCATTAAGGCGAGTGGTAATTATCCATGGCTGGGGTGGCAGGTAAATTTCGTGCAGGAAGCCAGCCTGGAAATACCTTCAGTTGATATTCTTATGCAATCAGCAGCCCAGAGTGTAGGGCGCAATGTGCTGGGCGTAATTTTAACTGGCTTAGGTTACGATGGCACTGCGGGTGCCCGATCCATACGGGAAAAAGGAGGTGCTGTGCTGGCCCAGGATGAAGCCACCTCAGCTGTATTTGGCATGCCTAAGTCGGCGATTCAAGCCGGTTATGTTACGGCTGTAGCGCCATTGGCTGCCATCGCTGACCTCGTGTTAGGTCACGTGCGCACCCAGGCTACCAGCCGCATTAGTTTTGCTTCCGCTCCTTCCCAAGCTTTGTCACGATGA
- a CDS encoding response regulator, whose amino-acid sequence MKNRILIVDDSFYMRTMLKNMLTDAGYDVVGEAANGQQALELATQTKPDLITLDVILPDNTGLDVLKGIRQEQPDVKVVMCSAVGQEVIVNEALESGATAYIVKPFSEEKVLEIVGSALQDSESSQA is encoded by the coding sequence ATGAAAAACCGCATTCTCATCGTCGACGATTCTTTCTACATGCGCACGATGCTCAAGAACATGCTCACCGATGCCGGCTATGATGTGGTAGGAGAGGCGGCTAATGGCCAGCAGGCTCTGGAACTTGCAACCCAAACTAAACCCGACCTGATTACGCTTGACGTTATTCTGCCCGATAACACTGGCCTAGACGTACTGAAAGGTATTCGGCAGGAGCAGCCTGACGTAAAAGTGGTTATGTGTTCCGCCGTAGGCCAGGAGGTAATTGTAAACGAGGCCCTAGAGAGCGGTGCAACTGCCTACATTGTAAAGCCTTTCTCCGAGGAGAAAGTGCTGGAAATTGTAGGAAGCGCCTTGCAGGATTCAGAGTCGAGTCAAGCTTAG
- a CDS encoding phage holin family protein, translating to MGFILKFLLSAIITYVLAKFLPGSHIGGFSDAIILVIVLAILNAVVKPILKIIGFPITILTLGLFLLVINALIVMMASYLLTGFEVDGFVSALIFSVVLSLVTAVIDLIFD from the coding sequence ATGGGATTTATTCTCAAGTTTCTGCTCTCAGCCATCATTACCTATGTGTTGGCTAAATTCCTGCCAGGCTCTCACATTGGCGGCTTCAGTGATGCCATTATCCTAGTCATCGTACTGGCTATTCTGAACGCGGTTGTTAAGCCCATTCTCAAAATCATTGGTTTCCCAATCACCATCTTAACGCTAGGCCTGTTCCTGCTGGTTATTAATGCGTTGATTGTGATGATGGCCAGCTACCTGCTTACAGGGTTTGAAGTAGATGGCTTTGTGTCGGCGTTGATATTCAGTGTCGTGCTCTCCCTGGTTACTGCCGTCATTGACCTGATTTTTGATTAG